The following coding sequences are from one Stigmatopora nigra isolate UIUO_SnigA chromosome 12, RoL_Snig_1.1, whole genome shotgun sequence window:
- the sf3b5 gene encoding splicing factor 3B subunit 5 — protein sequence MTDRYNIHSQLEHLQSKYIGTGHADTSKWEWLVNQHRDSHCSYMGHFDLLNYFSVAENESKARVRFNLMEKMLQPCGPPADKPDDA from the coding sequence ATGACGGATCGCTACAACATCCACAGCCAACTGGAGCATCTCCAATCCAAGTACATCGGCACCGGCCACGCTGACACCAGCAAGTGGGAATGGCTGGTGAACCAACATCGGGATTCGCACTGCTCCTACATGGGCCACTTTGACCTCCTCAACTACTTCTCCGTGGCCGAGAACGAGAGTAAAGCACGAGTCCGCTTCAATCTGATGGAAAAGATGCTCCAGCCGTGTGGACCGCCTGCAGACAAACCGGACGACGCTTGA